A part of Aspergillus flavus chromosome 5, complete sequence genomic DNA contains:
- a CDS encoding uncharacterized protein (MBOAT family protein): MLPYVDLLFEYPANLTGASVDELKLIASFLLSYPLAALLKRIPDAQPWKKNAFIIAVSLFYLVGLFDLWDGLRTLAYSAAGIYAIAYYIDGSLMPWIGFIFLMGHMSISHIYRQIIDDAHVTDITGAQMVLVMKLSSFCWNVHDGRLSQEQLSDPQKYAAIKDFPGILDYLGYVLFFPSLFAGPSFEYVDYRRWIDTTLFDVPPGTDPSKVPPTRKKRKIPRSGTPAAKKALAGLGWILAFLQLGSLYNQELVLDETFMQYSFVQRVWILHMLGFTARLKYYGVWYLTEGACVLSGMGYNGFDPKSGKVFWNRLENVDPWSLETAQNSHGYLGSWNKNTNHWLRNYVYLRVTPKGKKPGFRASLATFVTSAFWHGFYPGYYLTFVLGSFIQTVAKNFRRHVRPFFLTPDGSRPTAYKKYYDIASYVVTQLTLSFAVMPFIFLSFGDSIKVWHSVYFYGIVGNIVSLAFFVSPARGLLLKKLKARNKPHVPRAVSSENIRQPTLGLPNDAIQEFDDAVQEIRAEIESRQRRGSLAHMPIGDELKAAVEDKIGRGH, translated from the exons ATGCTACCATACGTAGATCTCC TTTTTGAGTATCCTGCAAATCTTACAGGGGCTTCCGTTGATGAAC TGAAGCTTATTGCGTCATTCCTACTCTCCTACCCTCTGGCCGCACTATTGAAAAGAATCCCAGACGCCCAACcctggaagaagaatgcaTTCATAATTGCTGTTTCTTTATTCTATCTTGTAGGCCTGTTTGACCTCTGGGACGGCCTCCGGACGCTAGCCTACAGTGCGGCCGGTATCTACGCGATTGCCTATTATATTGATGGGTCATTGATGCCATGGATTGggttcatcttcttgatggGTCATATGTCCATCAGTCACATCTATCGGCAAATAATAGACGATGCACACGTAACTGATATTACCGGAGCCCAGATGGTGCTCGTCATGAAGCTTTCATCGTTCTGCTGGAATGTTCATGACGGCCGTTTGTCCCAGGAACAGCTTTCAGACCCTCAAAAGTACGCCGCGATCAAAGACTTTCCCGGCATTCTGGACTATCTAGGATATGTGCTGTTCTTTCCGTCACTTTTTGCTGGCCCGTCTTTCGAATATGTCGATTATCGCCGCTGGATCGACACCACGCTCTTCGATGTGCCACCGGGGACGGACCCTTCGAAGGTCCCTCCGACTCGAAAGAAGCGTAAGATCCCTCGGAGTGGGACCCCTGCCGCCAAAAAGGCGTTGGCTGGGTTAGGGTGGATTCTTGCATTCCTGCAGCTCGGGTCGCTCTACAACCAAGAATTAGTCCTCGACGAGACATTCATGCAGTATTCCTTCGTGCAACGGGTATGGATCCTACACATGCTCGGCTTTACCGCCCGACTGAAATATTACGGAGTGTGGTACCTCACAGAAGGTGCCTGTGTTCTATCTGGCATGGGATACAATGGCTTCGATCCTAAGTCGGGGAAAGTGTTTTGGAACCGGCTCGAGAATGTCGACCCATGGAGCCTCGAAACTGCTCAAAATTCCCACGGCTACTTGGGGAGCTGGAACAAAAACACCAACCATTGGTTGCGAAACTATGTTTACCTACGCGTCACTCCTAAGGGGAAGAAACCTGGCTTCCGGGCCAGTCTCGCTACGTTCGTCACCAGTGCATTCTGGCATGGATTTTACCCTGGATATTATCTGACCTTTGTTTTGGGATCATTTATCCAAACTGTAGCTAAGA ATTTCCGTCGCCACGTTCGGCCATTTTTCCTCACTCCTGATGGCAGCCGGCCCACTGCTTACAAGAAATACTATGATATTGCCAGCTATGTTGTGACCCAGCTCACTTTGTCATTTGCCGTCATGCCTTTCATCTTCCTATCTTTCGGTGATTCGATCAAGGTCTGGCATAGCGTCTATTTCTATGGCATTGTTGGTAATATCGTATCACTTGCTTTCTTCGTCAGTCCCGCCAGAGGGTTGCTTCTCAAAAAGCTGAAAGCGCGCAATAAACCTCACGTCCCCCGAGCGGTCAGCTCGGAGAACATACGACAACCAACTTTGGGTCTACCAAACGATGCAATCCAGGAATTCGATGACGCAGTTCAGGAAATCAGGGCCGAAATCGAATCCAGGCAGAGACGAGGCAGCTTAGCTCATATGCCTATAGGCGATGAATTGAAGGCTGCCGTCGAAGATAAAATAGGCCGAGGGCATTAA